Proteins from a genomic interval of Dunckerocampus dactyliophorus isolate RoL2022-P2 chromosome 5, RoL_Ddac_1.1, whole genome shotgun sequence:
- the trabd gene encoding traB domain-containing protein encodes MDQDNNSEDESVGPAEDPLEDAPPCLPPGLSDSEAMELLWQYRAQRRQSSPELPETVTRLVSPDGSLLYLVGTAHFSDSSKRDVATTIRAVQPDVVVVELCQYRVSMLKMDENTLLKEAKDINLDKVQQAIKQNGLMSGLMQILLLKVSAHITEQLGMAPGGEFREAFKEAGRVPFCKFHLGDRPIPVTFKRAIAALSLWQKARLAWGLCFLSDPISKEDVEKCKQKDLLEQTMSEMIGEFPALHQTIVAERDIYLTHTLRQATRCVEVPPNAQRVPAVVVGVVGMGHVPGIEKNWDEYLNVSEIMSVAPPSQIGWVLRTVVKGVMMGMLGYVCYRAGGSLVRAVLSSSTVRSVVDNLRLSPA; translated from the exons ATGGACCAAGACAACAATTCAGAG GATGAGTCTGTGGGACCAGCAGAGGATCCTTTAGAAGATGCACCACCATGCCTTCCTCCAGGACTTT CCGACAGCGAAGCGATGGAGTTGCTATGGCAGTATCGAGCCCAGCGTCGGCAGTCGTCACCTGAGCTGCCAGAGACGGTGACCCGTCTTGTATCCCCTGATGGCAGTCTGCTGTACCTAGTGGGCACCGCCCACTTTAGTGACAGCAGCAAAAGGGATGTGGCCACG ACAATCCGTGCTGTGCAGCCAGATGTGGTAGTAGTGGAGTTGTGCCAGTACAGGGTGTCCATGTTGAAGATGGATGAGAATACATTGCTAAAGGAAGCCAAAGACATTAACCTGGATAAGGTCCAGCAGGCCATCAAGCAG AATGGGTTGATGTCTGGCCTGATGCAGATTCTCCTGCTCAAAGTTTCCGCTCACATCACCGAGCAACTTGGCATGGCTCCTGGAGGGGAGTTCCGGGAAGCTTTCAAAGAG GCTGGGCGTGTGCCATTCTGTAAGTTTCATCTAGGAGACAGACCCATTCCTGTGACGTTCAAGAGAGCCATTGCTGCTCTCAGCTTGTGGCAAAAGGCCCGTCTTGCCTGGGGTCTTTGCTTTCTTTCAGACCCAATCAG CAAAGAGGATGTTGAGAAGTGCAAACAGAAGGACCTGCTGGAACAGACCATGTCAGAGATGATTGGTGAATTTCCAGCTCTTCACCAGACCATTGTGGCTGAGCGAGACATCTACCTCACCCACACACTGCGCCAGGCTACACGCTGTGTGGAAGTTCCTCCCAATGCCCAGA GAGTGCCTGCTGTTGTAGTTGGAGTTGTTGGAATGGGTCATGTCCCCGGCATTGAAAAAAACTGGGATGAGTATCTCAACGTCAGTGAGATTATgag cgtCGCGCCCCCCTCTCAGATTGGCTGGGTTTTGCGGACAGTCGTGAAAGGCGTCATGATGGGAATGCTGGGATATGTCTGCTACCGTGCTGGAGGGAGTTTAGTTAGAGCCGTGCTGTCTTCATCCACTGTCCGATCGGTTGTGGACAATCTACGTCTTTCCCCAGCTTGA